Genomic window (Chondrocystis sp. NIES-4102):
GGAGGAATACGTTGATCGTGGAAGCTAGCTAAGGCTTTAATTGCTAAAGTGCGTACTTCTGACTTACTATCATTGATAACTGTTAATAATGGTTCGATAGTCTCACGAGTGTGAAGATAAAAGAGAGATTGTACAGCTAAAAGACGATAGGTAGGTGTATCTAATAGCTTAACTAAAGCCTCGATCGCCCCGTTGCCAATTTGAGTTAAAGTTTTAAGTGCGATCGCTATTAAGTCGGAGTCTGTAGTCAGATCAAGCAGCTTAACTAAATTTATGATAACTTCAGGGGTTTTAAAAGATCCCAAAACTTGACAAATAAACCAGCGTATATCGACTGCTATAGTTTCATCTGCCAGAAGCTTAGTTAAAGTAGGGACAACTGGATCGCCAAATAAAGGTAAAACCTTGGTAATCTCCCATTTATGCTCAAAATCGCCCTCAAATAAGATCATAAGTGCTAATTCTAAGGCTAATTGCCAATCTTCCCCCTCAATTAACAATAATTTAGCTTGTTTCCTGCTTGTGCTTTGGGGTAATAATTGTAGAAAATGATGAACTTGTAACCAATCTTTTTGATGTGCTGCTGTTAAAGCGAAATTGAGTATTACTTGTATATTATTTAATGATTGATTTACTGTTTCTAATTTTATCTGGGTCACGCCTTGATTATACTCACTCTTATTAATAGTTGAGACAATATAAATTTAATAAATCCTAATGCAATATTTATTATTATTTTATTTTCTAGATCGGTTTGGTAGCATAAACCACGAATAACTATCTGGATATGTTCATTTAGAATTAAATTCATGCAATTTGATCATCAAAACTATTTTTCATAGATGGCGGAGTAAAAACAAAAAATGAGTCATGAGTCTCAAACAATTGTGGTAAAAATAGGTACTTCTAGCCTGACACAAGCAACAGGTCAAATTGCGATCGCAACTATTGCTTCTTTAGTAGAAACTTTGAGTTATTTACGTCTACAGGGGCATCGTGTAGTCTTAGTTACCTCTGGGGCTGTGGGGATAGGATGTGCCAGACTTAATCTTGCTGAAAGACCACGAAAAATGGCTTTAAAACAAGCTGTAGCAGCAGTTGGGCAAGGACGTTTAATGAGGATTTATGATGATCTATTTAGTAATTTACAACAAGCGATCGCCCAAGTATTATTAACCCGACGGGAATTAGTTGAAAGAGCCACCTATGTTAATGCTTCTAACACTTTTAAAGAGTTATTAAACTTGGGTGTAATTCCCATTGTTAATGAAAACGATACTATTGCGATCGATGAACTGAAATTTGGCGACAATGACACTTTATCTGCCTTAGTAGCTAGTTTAGTGCAAGCAGATTGGTTATTTCTCCTAACCGATGTGGATCGTATGTATTCTGCTGATCCTAAAACAGATCCCGATGCTCAACCAATTAAATTAGTCAGTAGTGCAGAATTTGATAGGTTGCAGGTAAACGCAGGTTCTAGTGGTTCACAATGGGGTACGGGGGGTATGGCAACGAAATTAGCAGCAGCGAGAATTGCTACCTCCACAGGCGTTAGAACTGTGATCACCCAAGGTAAACAACCCCAAAATATTATTAAAATTTTGCAAGGGGAAGATATCGGCACACAATTTGAGGCGCAACCACAAACTGATAATGCTCGTAAACGTTGGATTTCCTACGGTTTAATTCCTATGGGTAAATTATATTTAGACTCTGGTGCAGTTAAAGCCCTTAGTCATCAGGGAACATCTTTATTACCTGCGGGGATCATCGCTTTAGAAGGGGAATTTTCCGCCTCCGATGCTGTGCAATTATGTAATCAAGACGGTGTGGAATTGGGCAGAGGTTTAGTTAATTACAACAGTAGTGAGATTAAACGCATTAAAGGGCATCATTCCAATGAAATTGCTACTATCTTAGGTTACGACGGTGCGGATACAGTGGTACATCGTAATAATTTGGTGATGCAGGATGTGAATTTAGGATAAATAGTTAATAACAATCTAATTAAAGATTTATTTGATCTCAATACTTATTTAAATTTAACTTGATAGATAATTGGTTATCGTGTAATGCTAAATTATTTAAGAATGGGAAATATCTTTTTAATTATTTATTAGAGCGATCGCAAATAAATTTATTTGAAGTTAAATATATCGTATACCAATGATTAAATCTTAAGCCAAAGGTAATTTAATCAATATAAAATATTACTAAAAAGTTTCAGACAACAGGTTCTTTTTGTATGGCTAATCCTAATCCAAAAACAGATCACTTAAATCATTTTCCTAAAAGGGCTGGGGCGACTGAGGCTTTAGGTAGGACACCAGTACAAGTTAAAATTCTAGAAAGTCAATATAATAAATGGATGAGTTTACCTGTTGATATAAGAAATCAAGTTTTGAGGGATGCCATTGAGAAAACCTTAGAAAAATTTGACAATATCCTGTAGGTATTTACGTCTCAATAATTTTTTGAATTAACTGAGAAACAGATTCAGCCTGATTCATAATCATTAAGTGTCCACCATGTTCAATAGTATAATTTTCCTCAATAAATCTAGCAGGAAAAATGCGATCGCGATCGCCATTAATTTGATAAACATTTGGTGGAACTAATTCATTTCGCCAAACTACTATTTGATTTATTGACCATTTTAGTAATTTACCATTCATCTCGATAATTATTTCGTTTAACAGTTGTCTTTCATCTAGATTTTGTAAACTAAAAAACCAACCGACTAATGTTTTACTCAGCCATAGCATCACCCTAATAGGTAATAAACGATGAATAGGAAACCAACGCCAGATCTTAAAATAAAAAGGATTTTCTTGTTTACTTTTAATACTAGAAATTAAAATTACTTTTTGAGTAGGGATTTGTTTAGCAATTTCAACTGCAATAATCCCCCCAAAAGATAAGCCGATTAAAATTGGGCTATCTGACTTTATTTGTGGAATTAAACGTTTAGCATAAGCCGTAATATCTTCTTTACTTTCAGGTTCTAACCACTGAATATGAATTGGTTGATATCCTTGAAATCTTAACTTTTGAAAAACCCGCTTATCCGCCCCCAAACCACTCAAACAATAAATATCTTTTAAAGAACGTTCTTTTTTTTCTTGCGCTGTTGGTAAGGGATTACTATTAAGATCAAGCGATTCTATATTTGATTTTGACATTTTCAGACTGTTTATACCAGATTATATATGCAGATAATATTTAAATTGCGAAAAAGAGTCATTTGGATAGTGTAATTAAATTAATATTCATAACTCAATAATCATAAATAAGATGACTTCATCCTACTTTCCTCATCCTAATCATCTGCAAACCCCTCATAGTGGTTATCATTGGAATCAAATTAATCCTCGCTATTTTGAAGGTTGGTATTTACGTTTAACTTTACCCCAAATCAAGCAAACGTTTGCTTTTATGTATTCCTTGGAAGATCCTTCAGGGAAACAGCCTTATAGCGGTGGTACAGTTCAAATACTAGGTATTGATGAAACTTATCTTTGTCGCCCATTTCCAGAAGTGAAAAAATTCTTTGCTGCTAAAGATAGTTTAAGTTTTGGACATTGGGGAAAAACTGATATACCAATCAAAGCACAATTATTATCTCCTAATGAATTTAATACTCATATTAGAGAAGGATACCAAGTAACAGCAACTCTAAATCAAGGAAGTATTTTTGATCCTAGCAGCAATCAATATTGTCGTTGGCAATATCAGATACAACCTATATACGGTTGGGGTGAACCACAATTACCACAAAAATCCACAGCAGGATGGCTATCTTATCTACCCATATTTGAACCAGGATGGCAAATTACCCAAGCTCATGGTTTAGCTACAGGGTGGATAGAATGGGGAGGAAAACCTTATCATTT
Coding sequences:
- a CDS encoding PBS lyase HEAT domain protein repeat-containing protein — translated: MTQIKLETVNQSLNNIQVILNFALTAAHQKDWLQVHHFLQLLPQSTSRKQAKLLLIEGEDWQLALELALMILFEGDFEHKWEITKVLPLFGDPVVPTLTKLLADETIAVDIRWFICQVLGSFKTPEVIINLVKLLDLTTDSDLIAIALKTLTQIGNGAIEALVKLLDTPTYRLLAVQSLFYLHTRETIEPLLTVINDSKSEVRTLAIKALASFHDQRIPPILIQALQDTASSVRKEAAIALGFRCDLSRQLDLVTHLQPLLKDLNLEVSTQAAISLGRMQQPEAATVLFQVLQLPTTPLVLKLDLIKALGRSELSIAIDYLQQVLFDSEDLIIQKIITVLGRINTPELKIKATQILVDFWQHSNQGYNSPQIMQVLATSLGELRCDCAKATLTSLAQATDRKVQLHALAALKKIK
- a CDS encoding glutamate 5-kinase, translating into MSHESQTIVVKIGTSSLTQATGQIAIATIASLVETLSYLRLQGHRVVLVTSGAVGIGCARLNLAERPRKMALKQAVAAVGQGRLMRIYDDLFSNLQQAIAQVLLTRRELVERATYVNASNTFKELLNLGVIPIVNENDTIAIDELKFGDNDTLSALVASLVQADWLFLLTDVDRMYSADPKTDPDAQPIKLVSSAEFDRLQVNAGSSGSQWGTGGMATKLAAARIATSTGVRTVITQGKQPQNIIKILQGEDIGTQFEAQPQTDNARKRWISYGLIPMGKLYLDSGAVKALSHQGTSLLPAGIIALEGEFSASDAVQLCNQDGVELGRGLVNYNSSEIKRIKGHHSNEIATILGYDGADTVVHRNNLVMQDVNLG